Proteins encoded within one genomic window of Catharus ustulatus isolate bCatUst1 chromosome 10, bCatUst1.pri.v2, whole genome shotgun sequence:
- the LOC117000803 gene encoding phospholipase A and acyltransferase 1-like isoform X1, with the protein MVFIVRTPTRDFPHDRSRTGAGLPLHSPRLPAALCPALSRPSYSCTSSLHAPEMGQDKSKPQPGDLIEIDRPFHQHWALYIGDGYVINLTPVDKPKIMLGTYNLPVFTSTVKRQLLEEVVGNHKWHVNNKSDEYQTPLPVKQIIQRAAAYVGKEVTYCLFGRSSEYFVTELRYGEAVSEQIQVCVQVQHSVFASRGHRIKKYQVKHIINSR; encoded by the exons ATGGTATTTATAGTGAGAACCCCAACCCGGGACTTTCCGCACGACAGAAGCAGGACAGGCGCTGGG ctgcccctgcacagccctcgCCTCCCCGCTGCGCTCTGCCCTGCGCTCAGCCGGCCCAGCTACAGCTGCACGTCCTCACTGCACGCTCCTGAgatgggacaggacaagagCAAACCCCAGCCTGGGGACCTGATCGAGATTGACCGGCCATTTCATCAGCACTGGGCCCTCTACATAGGGGATGGATATGTCATAAACTTGACACCTGTAG ATAAACCAAAGATAATGCTGGGAACCTACAACCTGCCAGTTTTTACCAGTACAGtgaagaggcagctcctggaagAGGTGGTGGGAAATCATAAATGGCATGTCAACAACAAGTCTGATGAGTACCAAACTCCTCTCCCAGTGAAGCAGATCATCCAGCGTGCTGCAGCTTATGTGGGCAAGGAGGTGACATATTGTTTGTTTGGTAGAAGTTCCGAGTACTTTGTGACAGAGCTGCGCTATGGAGAAGCAGTCTCTGAGCAG ATACAGGTTTGTGTGCAAGTTCAGCATTCCGTATTTGCTTCTCGCGGCCATCGAATTAAGAAATACCAAGTCAAGCACATCATCAATTCACGGTGA
- the LOC117000803 gene encoding phospholipase A and acyltransferase 1-like isoform X3: MVFIVRTPTRDFPHDRSRTGAGLPLHSPRLPAALCPALSRPSYSCTSSLHAPEMGQDKSKPQPGDLIEIDRPFHQHWALYIGDGYVINLTPVDKPKIMLGTYNLPVFTSTVKRQLLEEVVGNHKWHVNNKSDEYQTPLPVKQIIQRAAAYVGKEVTYCLFGRSSEYFVTELRYGEAVSEQVSGTG, from the exons ATGGTATTTATAGTGAGAACCCCAACCCGGGACTTTCCGCACGACAGAAGCAGGACAGGCGCTGGG ctgcccctgcacagccctcgCCTCCCCGCTGCGCTCTGCCCTGCGCTCAGCCGGCCCAGCTACAGCTGCACGTCCTCACTGCACGCTCCTGAgatgggacaggacaagagCAAACCCCAGCCTGGGGACCTGATCGAGATTGACCGGCCATTTCATCAGCACTGGGCCCTCTACATAGGGGATGGATATGTCATAAACTTGACACCTGTAG ATAAACCAAAGATAATGCTGGGAACCTACAACCTGCCAGTTTTTACCAGTACAGtgaagaggcagctcctggaagAGGTGGTGGGAAATCATAAATGGCATGTCAACAACAAGTCTGATGAGTACCAAACTCCTCTCCCAGTGAAGCAGATCATCCAGCGTGCTGCAGCTTATGTGGGCAAGGAGGTGACATATTGTTTGTTTGGTAGAAGTTCCGAGTACTTTGTGACAGAGCTGCGCTATGGAGAAGCAGTCTCTGAGCAG GTGAGTGGCACAGGGTGA
- the LOC117000803 gene encoding phospholipase A and acyltransferase 3-like isoform X2 → MVFIVRTPTRDFPHDRSRTGAGLPLHSPRLPAALCPALSRPSYSCTSSLHAPEMGQDKSKPQPGDLIEIDRPFHQHWALYIGDGYVINLTPVDKPKIMLGTYNLPVFTSTVKRQLLEEVVGNHKWHVNNKSDEYQTPLPVKQIIQRAAAYVGKEVTYCLFGRSSEYFVTELRYGEAVSEQVSDRG, encoded by the exons ATGGTATTTATAGTGAGAACCCCAACCCGGGACTTTCCGCACGACAGAAGCAGGACAGGCGCTGGG ctgcccctgcacagccctcgCCTCCCCGCTGCGCTCTGCCCTGCGCTCAGCCGGCCCAGCTACAGCTGCACGTCCTCACTGCACGCTCCTGAgatgggacaggacaagagCAAACCCCAGCCTGGGGACCTGATCGAGATTGACCGGCCATTTCATCAGCACTGGGCCCTCTACATAGGGGATGGATATGTCATAAACTTGACACCTGTAG ATAAACCAAAGATAATGCTGGGAACCTACAACCTGCCAGTTTTTACCAGTACAGtgaagaggcagctcctggaagAGGTGGTGGGAAATCATAAATGGCATGTCAACAACAAGTCTGATGAGTACCAAACTCCTCTCCCAGTGAAGCAGATCATCCAGCGTGCTGCAGCTTATGTGGGCAAGGAGGTGACATATTGTTTGTTTGGTAGAAGTTCCGAGTACTTTGTGACAGAGCTGCGCTATGGAGAAGCAGTCTCTGAGCAG